The genomic DNA ACGACCACCTCGGAGTCCACGTTCCCCGAGCCCAGGGCCGACTTGATCGTGGCGACCTGGTCTTCGGGGATCATGCCGTCCTCGGCGCCGAACAGGCAGACGATCTTGCCGCGGATCTTCGGCGTGCGGCTCACCGTCGACGACTTGCCCCCCATGCCCTGGGGTGCGGCGATCCCGCCGCCGTAGAAGCTCGCCGTGGCCGCGACACCCGTCTCACAGGCGGCCAGGTAGGCCATGTGACCGCCGATGCAGAAGCCCATCGCGCCCAGCTTGTCGCTCACGTCGGAACGACCGCGCAGGAACGCTTCGGAGGCCGTCGCGTCGGCGATCATCTCGTCGGCGTCGAGCTGTCCCAAGAGCTCCATGCCCTTCGACATGCCGTCGTCGTCGTAGCCGTACTCGACGCCGGGGCCGGTGCGGTGGAAGAAGTCGGGCGCCAGCACCACGTAGCCCTCGGCCGCCACGCGCTCGACTACGTCGCGAATGTGGGAGTTGATGCCAAAGATCTCCATGAACACGATCACGCCCGGCAGGCTGGCGTCGCCTTCGGGCCGGGCGAGGTAGCCGCCCATCTGGGCCCCGTCGACCGGGATCGTCACGCGTTCGGTGTGCAGCGCCATCGGGAGGTCTCCTCGTGTTGGATCGGCGCGCGCAAGATGACCGCCGGCCCCGGCGGCGTCAAGGCACCTCAGGCGTGCATCCGGATCCAGTCGGGTGCGTCGGCGAGAATCTCGGCCTCACGGAGGGCCAACGGGCGCAGCCGGGCCTCCACCTCCTCCGCGGGCGCGAGTTCGCGGGCCAGCCGCACGTAGATGCCGTGGTGTCGCGCCTCGGACGCCAGCAGCCCCGCGTAGAAGGAGCGGAGTGGTTCCCCGACCTCGGAGTTCGCCAGGCATTCGAAGCGCTCACAGCTCCGCGCCTCGATCAGGGCACAGATCAGCAGCAGATCGAGCAGCCGCGCCGGCTCGTGGGTGCGCACCTCCTTGCGCAGGCACCCCGCATAGGGTGCGGGCTTCTGGGCGCCGAAGGCATGGCCGCGCGCGGCCAGGATCTCGAGGACCTGCTCGAAGTGGACCAGCTCCTCGCGCGCCAGCCGCGAGAG from Myxococcota bacterium includes the following:
- a CDS encoding dienelactone hydrolase family protein, which gives rise to MALHTERVTIPVDGAQMGGYLARPEGDASLPGVIVFMEIFGINSHIRDVVERVAAEGYVVLAPDFFHRTGPGVEYGYDDDGMSKGMELLGQLDADEMIADATASEAFLRGRSDVSDKLGAMGFCIGGHMAYLAACETGVAATASFYGGGIAAPQGMGGKSSTVSRTPKIRGKIVCLFGAEDGMIPEDQVATIKSALGSGNVDSEVVV
- a CDS encoding tRNA-(ms[2]io[6]A)-hydroxylase; amino-acid sequence: MLKLAAATAPAWTDRVLADLDTLLIDHAHCEKKAAGMAINLIFQYPHHAFLHAPLSRLAREELVHFEQVLEILAARGHAFGAQKPAPYAGCLRKEVRTHEPARLLDLLLICALIEARSCERFECLANSEVGEPLRSFYAGLLASEARHHGIYVRLARELAPAEEVEARLRPLALREAEILADAPDWIRMHA